In Gracilinanus agilis isolate LMUSP501 chromosome 1, AgileGrace, whole genome shotgun sequence, the sequence GTCTCCTCCAGTCCAGCTCACTAATGAAGCAAGCCCGATTGAATCCTTGAGCTGGCCtttaaaagcagttttctcaGCATCACTTCCTGTCCATCCCCAACTTGATGGGAACTCATTGTAGTCTTTCAACTTGCCTGGAAGTTCCCAAGGGGGGCAATGACCTTTGGAgatgtgagcttactctagtgaCTTTAGTAccctcttacttagtgtcaagtaggggtactttaagttcttgatttgtttagctaaaaatagaaaaggggaCAGTCAATCCtatcttcagttttcttattgatatggtcagttatgctgatagttttcctagtATGAAACCAGTCTAGCATTCCCAGTATGAATCTCACCTGGTCACAGCAAATAATCCTTGTAATAGATTGCTGTAGTTTCTCTGCTAGTGTTTATTATTTAAGGTTTCAGCATTAATAGTCATAAAGAAAActagtctataattttctttctgttgttgGTCTTCTAAGCTTAGGTATCAATACCAGATTAGTGCCATTAAAAGGATTTTGCAGAATTCTTTCTATGCTTATTTAACCAAACATTTCATATAGTATTGGGATCAATTTTTCTCTAAAtgtttgataggattcacttatgaatccacctggacctggagattttttcttagggagttgattgatggcctgttcaatttcttttttctgagacagggttatttaagtattctatttccacttttattAATCTGGaaagatatttttgtaaatattcatccactttacttagattgtcagatatATTGTCATATATTGGTTAAATACTTCCTAATGattgtttcaattttcttttcattgaagatatatttacccttttcatttttgaacttGCATTCACCTTTCTCATCTTTGATACAAGTAACTGGATGTTcttgattcctttttctttttcattgacaAAAATAGTATAAAATTGTCTCTAAACGCTTtgttgtatcccataaattttgagatgttgtctcttcattgtcattctttaaTCAAATCATTGtttctaaaatttgttttttgaaccaccccttttgaagaattagattgtttctaattaattttttgtctttccatgTATTGTTaccaattataattttattgcatcatgatctgtacaggatgcatttattatttctgcttttttgcatttgattgtgaagtttttatgccctagaatGGGATCAGTTTTCAAATGTGTACTATGTGCCACTGAAAAGGAGTCATACTCCTTTTTATCCAATTCAATTTTCCCCAGAGAACTATTAAATCTCACTTTTCTAGAACTTTATTcacttcttttacattttgtttatttatttttagactcATTCAGTCCTGAGAGGTCCTCCATTGGTACtgttttgctgtctatttcttccttaagctcttttatttttcctttaagaatctgaTGGCTATACTATTTGAAGCATATAAGTATAGTACTACATTGTCTATACTATGTTTTATCAAGATGTGTCAACCATATCCTAGTGTCATTTAACTAGATCTCTCAGTTGTAGTCTAATACGTTTTGCTACATCCATGTATCTTTATTCTGTTTGTCTACCTGACTTGtatatatttcttgtaaataCCATAAGatcctggtttttaatccactttgctatcagcttccattttaagggtgagtttatcccatttacattcagttgTGATTAACATCCTTGTATTCCCCTCCACCTTGCTTTGCCCTTTTAATATTGTGCTTTGTTATCCTCCCAACAAACCTATTTAGCTTTGAATTCTATACCGGTGTGATAAATTTTCACCACATATATAACACAGACATTAATGCAAAATAGGCAGAAGGTCTAAAATGCAATTGATAGGTTTAGAAATTGTAGAAAAAAGTGTAATTCTATCAGTTATGTTACACTGGCATATCTGGCTGCAAACAGTCCAGTGTCAAACAGATAGATGCATGTTGATTTTCTATGTAagataattattttgataattcaACTAAATAGAAGTCATTGGAAAgtcaataatttcatttcatatttgaaatccaaaatatcatttgttatcttttaaacttttctttaaagGAAGTTTCCTTATACAGGAAAAAATGCTAATTATGAATGAATTCTAAATAGCAGACATTATTTCCTTCACTTAACTCCTCTTTAGATCTACATGCTACAAAATGATGAATTAAGGCATTCAAGAAAAGGGTAAGAATTATAAAAGACTGAAGTGTTTACGAGGCCATATTGTAACTCAAATGATTACTTCTGTTTTCcacttttaatcttggttgcattagttttgtttgatcATACAGTTTTGAATCTAATATAACCAAATGTAACTGTTTTATACCTCATAATgttattgatttcattttcctcataaaTTTTCACCACATCAATAAATTGATCTGAAAACTATTCTATGATCCCTTAATTTTCTTATGGGATCACACTTTAGgcctaaatcatatgcccatttggATCTAATATTAGGAAAGCTTATGACATAGTGAAATGAATTGTCTGATTTTGAACAATGTGAGAGTTCAGTATGAATGTCTGATTCCTGTAATGTATAGTATGAGAGGGAAAAGTGCAAAACTGGCactatacattttatttagtaTAAGGTAGGAAGGGAAAAAGATGGTAAAAGGAGACATACTTTCCACACTGCTCCATTTATCTTGCTATTTGGTGGCCACCATTAGAGCACCCTAGACATGCTCATAGGGAAGTCCAGCCATTaaaaactgaaagagaagagGCTGGAAACACATTCTTGCTTCAAATTACCAAATCTTTCTTCCACTAAGTAACTCAAAAATCACATCTCAGGCATCACCTGTGGCTTTCTAATTTTCCTGGGTCACTAGCGGGGCATTACAGGGGGGCACTGCAGAAAACAGCAGCCTGACATCATGTGATTTCTCAAATCTGTTACTGCCTTTTTCctgctgccattctatcctcacTCAATGGTTTACAAAACACAATCATCACCAGGCATGCTACCATAGAAAGGTGGGGAGAGTAAATTTCCTTCAAACAATAGCAAGATTAGAACTTCATGTGACCATCTTTACATACTGCTTGCATTCGTAAGGCTTCTCCACAGTGTGGAGTCTCTGATGTAGagaaagaccagagctgaaaCTGAAAGCCTtaccacactgcttgcattcataaggtttctccccagtgtggattctctgatgtacagcaagattggcACTCCaactaaatgtctttccacactgtttgcattcataaggtttctccccagtgtggattctctgatgtttatcAAGACTGGACCTCtgactgaatgcctttccacactgcttgcattcataaggcttctccccagcatggattctctgatgttcagaaAGACCAGAGCTCTGACTGAATGcttttccacactgcttgcatttataaggcttctccccagtgtggattctctgatgtacagcaagatgggagctgctactgaatgcctttccacactctctgcattcataaggtttctccccagtgtggattttttgatgttcAGAAAGACCAGAGCTCtgactgaatgcctttccacattgcttgcattcataaggcttctccccagtgtggattctttgatgaaTAGAAAGACCAGAACTCTGACTGAATGTCTTACCACACTGCccgcatttataaggtttctccccagtgtggattttttgatgttcAGAAAGACCAGAGCTCTgactaaatgtctttccacactgcttgcattcataaggtttttccccagtatggattctttgatgtatagaaagaccagagctgaaactgaatgcctttccacactgcttgcattcataaggtttctccccagtgtggattctctgatgtacattAAGATTTGCACTCCAACTGAatttctttccacattgtttgcattcataaggtttctcacctgtgtggattctctgatgtatagaaAGACCAGAGTTGCAACTGAATacctttccacactgcttgcattcataaggcttctcacctgtgtggattctctgatgttcatcAAGACAGGAGCTCTGACTAAATGCCTTCCCACACttcttgcattcataaggtttctccccagtatggattctctgatgtatagaaagaccagagttgcaactgaatgcctttccacactgcttgcattcataaggtttctccccagtatggattctctgatgtatagaaAGACTGGAACTACAACTGAATGCCTTttcacactgcttgcattcatatggcttctccccagtatggattctctgatgtaaagCAAGAGTACGGCTGcgactgaatgcctttccacactgcttaCATTCATATGGCTTCTCCCCGGTGTGGACTGTCTGATGTTCAGCAAGATGGGAGCTGCTACTGAATGCCTTTCCGCACTCCTTGCATTCATATggcttctccccagtgtggattctctgatgtaccgTAAGATGGGAGTTGCAACTGAAAGCCTTTCcgcactgcttgcattcataaggtttctccccagtgtggattctctgatgtacaataAGACGGGAGTTCCaactaaatgtctttccacactgcttgcactcataaggtttctcccctgtGGGGATTCTCTGTTGTAGAGCAAGACAGGAGCTCTGGcagaatgtctttccacacttcTTATTTCCACTAGATATTTCCTCAGAGTGCAATCTTTGATGTTCAATGTGAGATAAATTTTTAGGTGCAAAACAGAATTCTCTGAAAGCAAAGTTACCAGGACCATCACTCATGAATCTTTGAAGGTCCATTTCTTCTACAGAGAGGCTCAACCCTTTTGGATTCACCTTCATTTCAGGTCTGATCTCactttctaaaagaaacaaatagcAAAACATACATATAGAGCaatatatacacctatataaCTATCTCCTTTCCTCAACTGTCGGAATATAAACGGATTATATCCTATTTCCTTGGGTAAGAATATCTTCTGACTTAAATGGGCACAATCAAGGCTTTGAAAATGCCATTACCTCAAAGGTAAAGAACAATTCAAGTAACAAAGAGACTCCCATGTGATCTCATTGACGCTTCAAAACATATCTGGGATTTTAGCCAGGCTAGAGTTATAACATTCCTAAGGCAGAGCATGATCTCAGAAAGGCTGGATGAGTgtcttgactctaaatccagtcaGCTGAGACCAAATCTTGTGACTGGGCATGCTCTGTCCACAGTCCTAGACTATTCACTTTCaatctttttgctttcatttttattgtctatAGATTCAATCCTCTCTTCATAGGTATGACACCACTGGGTACTTGTAGGataaatattcctattatttcattatctaacTTCTCTGTAAACATTATGTAATTCCCTTTATAATTGCCTTCAATCCTACTTTTTGTTCCTGTATCTGAGatgagatgaagaaattcagcactcttttttgcatttatccAAGGTATAAAAGACTTTGTTCTGTTCCCTACTCCTTGAGAACagccattactttttttttaaacccttgtacttcggtgtattgtctcataggtggaagattggtaagggtgggcaatgggggtcaagtgacttgcccagggtcacacagctgggaagtggctgaggccaggtttgaacctaggacctcctgtctctaggcctgactctcactccactgagctacccagctgccccattactttttttaaaggtttcttttcactaaaataaaatccttctgCTAAATACAATTTAAACAAATACATGGCATTTccaatgtttaaaaatatgtctcataCAGTAAGTTGAGTCCATGATCCTTTTATAAGAAAATGGGCAAGAAAACTCATATAATTCTCTTCAGATTACCCCCCCCTTATTAGATACTGGTGTTTTCAtgatattcttcttaaaaatcaCAATTCAAATGGTGGTGCATTCTCATTGTACCTCAGAAATTTGCTAGGACttttaactctgggcaagtcacaggaGCTCTGTTGGTCTCAGGCTCCTCTACTATAATATGGATATAATAATTTCAAGTGACTCCTAGAGTTCCTATCAGGatccaataaaataatatttataaagtgtatgACACATACTAGAGGCCCTATGGAAAtggtgatatttatttttatcattagaatttggattatttcctcctttgattGCTTTTCTACTTTAACTGTCATTCTCTTGACTCTACTTCCTGACTTC encodes:
- the LOC123230538 gene encoding zinc finger protein 345-like, whose product is MRLPDCITLWVNCCDTRVPVEAEIICGAEVDTLAIDQVQLPVTQLDRPHHLSPLECVCPASIAAMSPKSTESVFLPAVTQTRLEKDGRDSPDGLTTATLVPLQGAWSPRDDLGEGQTPSPDRSSLCVHVSVNCLPPPLGCELLQGEECFLPLGESPEEVVMFKDVAVDFTREEWRLLSPPQKELYMEVMLENARNLLSVGGSPMDAGAGRPEELLASYRTVSVKTVGMSQHALRRGGERRFLLHDWKWGGTSESEIRPEMKVNPKGLSLSVEEMDLQRFMSDGPGNFAFREFCFAPKNLSHIEHQRLHSEEISSGNKKCGKTFCQSSCLALQQRIPTGEKPYECKQCGKTFSWNSRLIVHQRIHTGEKPYECKQCGKAFSCNSHLTVHQRIHTGEKPYECKECGKAFSSSSHLAEHQTVHTGEKPYECKQCGKAFSRSRTLALHQRIHTGEKPYECKQCEKAFSCSSSLSIHQRIHTGEKPYECKQCGKAFSCNSGLSIHQRIHTGEKPYECKKCGKAFSQSSCLDEHQRIHTGEKPYECKQCGKKFSWSANLNVHQRIHTGEKPYECKQCGKAFSFSSGLSIHQRIHTGEKPYECKQCGKTFSQSSGLSEHQKIHTGEKPYKCGQCGKTFSQSSGLSIHQRIHTGEKPYECKQCGKAFSQSSGLSEHQKIHTGEKPYECRECGKAFSSSSHLAVHQRIHTGEKPYKCKQCGKAFSQSSGLSEHQRIHAGEKPYECKQCGKAFSQRSSLDKHQRIHTGEKPYECKQCGKTFSWSANLAVHQRIHTGEKPYECKQCGKAFSFSSGLSLHQRLHTVEKPYECKQYVKMVT